Proteins co-encoded in one Arachis stenosperma cultivar V10309 chromosome 7, arast.V10309.gnm1.PFL2, whole genome shotgun sequence genomic window:
- the LOC130939913 gene encoding uncharacterized protein LOC130939913, whose protein sequence is MTREPAIVLHTTTLSSSWLDPITNYLEHGQVPADEKEAVKLRREAAKYAVIQGQLFRKGLSQPLLKCLHPDQTDYVLREVHEGCCGHHIGGKALARKLIRAGYYWPSMMADSKEFVKKCIKCQQNANFAKAPANELSLLTTSRPFAQWGIDLLGPFPVGPGQVITRFRIPEVVISDNGTQFADKKFTEFLNGLGIRQKFSSVEHPRTNGQVESANKVILSGLKKRLDNKKGAWADELASVLWSYRTTEQSSTKETPFRLTYGVDAVIPVEIGEPSPRLLLKGVEEAVEKDLIEEAREMAHLTETALKQRFALRYNTKVLKREFEPNDLVLRRNDIGLPTPGEGKLAANWEGPYRVKKVMGKGAFKLERLDGKEVPRTWNADNLRRFYS, encoded by the exons atgACAAGGGAACCTGCAATTGTACTACACACAACAACCCTAAGTTCTtcatggctagaccccatcacAAACTACCTAGAACACGGCCAAGTCCCTGCTGACGAAAAGGAAGCGGTGAAATTAAGGAGGGAAGCGGCCAAATACGCCGTCATCCAAGGACAGCTATTCAGAAAGGGGCTCAGCCAACCCCTACTGAAGTGCCTGCACCCCGACCAAACGGACtacgtcctcagggaagtccaCGAGGGCTGCTGTGGGCACCACATCGGAGGAAAAGCCCTAGCAAGAAAGTTGATCCGAGCTGGGTACTACTGGCCGTCGATGATGGCAGATTCCAAAGAGTTTGTCAAAAAGTGCATAAAGTGCCAacagaacgccaactttgccaAGGCACCGGCAAACGAGTTGAGCTTGCTGACGACCTCCCGGCCGTTCGCACAGTGGGGAATCGACCTCTTGGGGCCCTTTCCCGTCGGCCCTGGGCAG gtgataacaCGGTTCAGGATACCAGAagtcgtcatctcggacaacggcACACAATTTGCCGACAAAAAGTTCACAGAATTTCTCAACGGCCTAGGTATAAGGCAAAAGTTCTCTTCGGTAGAACACCCTCGGACGAACGGACAAGTGGAGTCCGCCAACAAGGTTATCCTTTCAGGgctaaagaagaggttggacaacaaaaagggtgcttgggccgacgagctGGCATCAGTTCTCTGGTCTTACCGAACGACCGAGCAGTCCTCCACCAAGGAAACCCCTTTCCGATTAACGTACGGGGTGGACGCGGTAATACCCGTAGAAATCGGAGAACCGAGCCCACGACTTCTTTTGAAAGGGGTGGAGGAAGCCGTAGAAAAGGACCTGATAGAAGAAGCCCGAGAAATGGCCCACTTGACAGAAACGGCGCTAAAACAAAGATTTGCGCTCcgctacaacaccaaagtgctcaaaAGGGAATTCGAGCCAAACGACCTCGTCCTGAGGCGAAATGATATCGGCCTGCCGACCCCCGGAGAAGGCAAGCTGGCGGCTAACTGGGAAGGCCCATATAGAGTCAAGAAAGTGATGGGAAAAGGAGCATTCAAACTAGAAAGGCTCGACGGCAAGGAAGTCCCGAGAACTTGGAATGCGGACAACCTTagaagattctactcctag